GGGGCGTTCGCGGAGATTGGCCGGGGAGCCGGGACGACTATGAGACGCTTTCCGGTACGCCGTTCACGGCGTACCGGAAAATCGCCGGAGGCGCGGGCGGACCGGGAACCGGAATGGTTTCCGCGGGGGCCGCGGTCCGCATGTCTCCCGCGTCTGTGGGTCGCGTCACCACAGGGCCGATGCGGAATGCGACGCTCGCCGAGGCGGCCGCGGTGATGGTTTCTGGTGTCCCCGGTGGGATTCGAACCCACACTGCATGGATTTTGAGTCCATCGACTCTGCCGGTTGGTCTACGGGGACAGACGGGATGGCCACACCACTGGAAGCGGTGATGCCAACCTCAGCGAGAGACAGCCTACCTACTACGCTGAGGAGGGTGACACCCAGATACCAGGGTGTCGCGACGCAGAGGGATGAGGGAAGAGGTTCCGTGGCCGACACGCAGGCTGGTGCCGAGCGCAAACGGGTGCTCATCGCCGAGGACGAGGCCCTGATCCGGTTGGACCTCGCCGAGATGCTCGTCGAAGAGGGTTACGACGTGGTCGGCGAGGCGGGAGACGGCGAGACCGCGGTGCGGCTGGCCGAGGAGCTGAAGCCGGACCTGGTGATCCTGGACATCAAGATGCCGATCATGGATGGCCTGGCCGCGGCCGAGCGGATCGCCGGCGGGCGGATCGCCCCGGTGGTGATCCTGACCGCGTTCAGCCAGCGCGACCTGGTGGAGCGGGCCCGTGCCGCCGGCGCCATGGCGTACCTGGTGAAGCCGTTCCAGAAATCGGACCTGGTGCCGGCCATCGAGATCGCGCTCTCGCGGTACTCCGAGATCGCCGCGCTGGAGTCCGAGGTGGCCGGGCTGACCGAGCGCCTGGAGACGCGCAAGTCGGTGGAGCGCGCCAAGGGCGAGCTGATGACGAAGTACGCGATGACCGAGCCGCAGGCCTTCAAGTGGATCCAGCGAACCGCGATGGACCATCGGATGACCATGCGTGAGGTGGCTGACCGGATTCTGGCCGAGGGTCAGGAGTCCGGCGGCGTACAGCAGCCGAGTTGACCTTGACAAACTGTGGCTTGTGACACTCTCCTCGTGCGTTCGATCACCGGACGTAACGGTTCGGTGAAAGCCGGTTCGAACGCTATCCACCCGTGACTCACCTGGGATAGCGTCCCGCCCCATGACGGGCTGACTGCGCTCCGCCGATTGGCAAGGGCCAATCGGCGTGTGGTGGCCCGGTGGGTTCGGTTATGAGGAGGGTTCCAACCTTGAAGCAGGTCTTCGCGCGTGCGATCGGCGGTGTCGCTCTGATCGGGCTGCTCGCCGGTACTGCAGCTTGTAACAAGGATACGAGCAGCGACACGGCGTCAGGTTCGAACTGCGGCTACAAGCTGGCGTTCTTCGGTGCGCTCACCGGTTCGGCCGCCAACCTCGGTGTGAACATCGAGCAGGGCTTCGAGCTGGCCGTCAACCAGTACAACGAGAAGAAGGGGTCGACCTGCATCGAGGTCGCCAAGTTCGACTCGCAGGGTGCGGCGGAGGTGGCTCCCGGTGTGGCCCGGCAGCTCGTCTCCGACAAGAAGATCCTCGGTGTCGTCGGCCCGCCGTTCTCCGGTGAGTCCGAGGCCGCCGACCCGATCTTCGCC
This window of the Actinoplanes oblitus genome carries:
- a CDS encoding ANTAR domain-containing response regulator — protein: MADTQAGAERKRVLIAEDEALIRLDLAEMLVEEGYDVVGEAGDGETAVRLAEELKPDLVILDIKMPIMDGLAAAERIAGGRIAPVVILTAFSQRDLVERARAAGAMAYLVKPFQKSDLVPAIEIALSRYSEIAALESEVAGLTERLETRKSVERAKGELMTKYAMTEPQAFKWIQRTAMDHRMTMREVADRILAEGQESGGVQQPS